One Spiroplasma endosymbiont of Dioctria linearis DNA segment encodes these proteins:
- the lon gene encoding endopeptidase La encodes MNKKLPMLITRGSYIYPTFEQVLEIGRDKTTLAVKEAVEKYEGKILMVSQKKPLEDDPKLNDLFTFGVLAEVKIKKEWKDGTLTVNIKSISRIEISDIELNEFYIANYKVKDSLKSSNKEALDKITKYIKAMISSQDEFPSEVGDIIKTSAANVDPNFIVDSAANLMPFMPIEKKQAMLEELDPVKRIEIINDFLDEKRQSADIESSISKKIKSRVDEQQREFYLREKLKAIKEELGDMDGEGDDLAKYKKRLESEPFPENIKKRILSEIDKCEGMPASSSEANITRTYIDWMMQTPWWQKTEEKTNLTFAKKVLDKHHYGLEKVKERIIEYLAVKQNTNKVKGQIITLVGPPGVGKTSLAKSIAESMGREFVKMALGGVKDESEIRGHRKTYIGAMPGRVIQGMKKAAVKNPVFLLDEIDKMASDYRGDPASAMLEVLDPEQNSKFSDHYLEEEYDLSDVVFIATANYPENIPEALYDRMEIIELSSYTEIEKMKIAEEYLIPKVLDDHAVTKEQVIFKKEAINEIIKHYTREAGVRQLERWIASITRKFVVKMLKKEIETLTVTPKVVNELLKKRIFEHTEKENEAQVGVVTGLAYTQFGGDILPIEVNHFPGKGGLILTGKLGDVMKESATIAYDFVKSNYKAFGIPKEVFNENDIHIHVPEGAVPKDGPSAGVTITTAIVSALTNKPVPKEIGMTGEITLRGLVFPIGGLREKSISAHRSGLKKILIPFKNTKDIEDIPEEVRKELEVVPVQKYSEVYENVFGIKLNDLVRELPIATSSKEEGKKTH; translated from the coding sequence ATGAATAAAAAATTACCTATGTTAATTACTCGTGGTAGTTATATTTACCCAACTTTTGAACAAGTTTTAGAAATTGGTAGAGATAAAACAACACTTGCAGTTAAAGAAGCTGTTGAAAAATATGAGGGAAAAATTCTAATGGTTTCACAAAAAAAACCATTAGAAGATGATCCAAAATTAAATGATTTATTCACATTTGGTGTATTGGCTGAAGTAAAAATTAAAAAGGAATGAAAAGATGGTACATTAACTGTAAATATAAAATCAATATCACGTATAGAAATTAGTGATATTGAGTTGAATGAATTTTATATTGCAAATTATAAAGTAAAAGATAGCTTAAAGAGCTCAAATAAAGAAGCGTTAGATAAGATAACAAAATATATTAAGGCAATGATAAGTTCACAAGATGAATTCCCATCAGAAGTTGGTGATATTATTAAAACTTCTGCTGCAAATGTTGATCCTAATTTTATTGTAGATAGTGCTGCTAATTTGATGCCGTTTATGCCAATTGAAAAGAAACAGGCAATGCTTGAAGAATTAGATCCTGTTAAAAGAATTGAAATAATTAATGACTTTTTAGATGAAAAACGTCAATCAGCAGATATTGAGTCATCAATTAGTAAAAAAATTAAATCAAGAGTTGATGAGCAACAAAGAGAATTTTATTTAAGAGAAAAATTAAAAGCTATTAAAGAAGAATTAGGGGATATGGATGGAGAAGGAGATGATTTGGCTAAATATAAAAAACGCCTTGAATCAGAACCTTTCCCAGAAAACATAAAAAAAAGAATTTTATCAGAAATTGATAAATGTGAAGGAATGCCTGCTTCTTCTTCAGAGGCAAATATTACAAGAACATATATTGATTGAATGATGCAAACACCATGATGACAAAAAACTGAGGAAAAAACAAATCTAACTTTTGCAAAAAAAGTTTTAGATAAGCATCACTATGGATTAGAAAAAGTTAAAGAAAGAATTATTGAGTATTTAGCTGTCAAACAAAATACTAACAAAGTGAAAGGACAAATAATTACATTAGTAGGTCCTCCAGGAGTTGGTAAAACAAGTTTAGCAAAATCAATTGCTGAATCAATGGGAAGAGAATTTGTAAAAATGGCTCTTGGTGGTGTTAAAGATGAATCAGAAATTAGAGGTCATAGAAAAACTTATATAGGAGCAATGCCAGGTAGAGTAATTCAAGGAATGAAGAAAGCTGCAGTTAAAAACCCAGTTTTCTTACTTGATGAAATTGATAAAATGGCAAGTGACTATCGAGGAGATCCAGCTTCAGCAATGTTAGAAGTATTAGATCCAGAACAAAACTCAAAATTCTCAGATCATTATTTAGAAGAAGAATATGATTTAAGCGATGTTGTATTTATTGCAACTGCAAATTATCCTGAAAATATTCCAGAAGCTTTATATGATAGAATGGAAATTATTGAATTATCAAGTTATACTGAAATCGAAAAAATGAAAATTGCAGAGGAGTATTTAATTCCTAAAGTTTTAGATGATCATGCGGTTACTAAAGAACAAGTAATCTTTAAAAAAGAAGCAATCAATGAAATTATCAAACACTATACTAGAGAAGCTGGTGTAAGACAATTAGAAAGATGAATTGCTTCAATCACTAGAAAATTTGTTGTAAAAATGTTAAAAAAAGAAATTGAAACATTAACAGTTACTCCTAAAGTAGTTAATGAATTACTTAAAAAAAGAATTTTTGAACATACTGAAAAAGAAAATGAAGCTCAAGTCGGAGTTGTTACAGGACTTGCTTATACTCAATTCGGGGGAGATATTTTACCAATTGAAGTTAACCACTTTCCTGGTAAAGGGGGATTAATTCTTACTGGTAAACTTGGAGATGTTATGAAAGAATCAGCAACTATTGCTTATGACTTTGTTAAATCAAATTATAAAGCGTTTGGTATTCCTAAAGAAGTATTCAATGAAAATGATATTCATATCCATGTTCCTGAAGGAGCTGTTCCAAAAGATGGTCCCAGTGCTGGTGTAACAATTACTACAGCAATTGTTTCAGCATTAACAAATAAACCTGTACCAAAAGAAATAGGTATGACAGGTGAAATTACATTAAGAGGATTAGTATTCCCAATTGGTGGATTAAGAGAAAAATCAATTTCTGCCCATAGAAGTGGTTTGAAAAAAATATTAATTCCATTTAAAAATACTAAAGATATCGAAGATATTCCTGAAGAGGTAAGAAAAGAATTGGAAGTAGTTCCTGTTCAAAAATATTCAGAAGTTTATGAAAATGTATTTGGTATTAAATTAAATGATCTTGTTAGAGAATTACCAATTGCAACTTCATCGAAAGAAGAAGGCAAAAAAACTCACTAA
- a CDS encoding replication-associated recombination protein A, protein MNKPLSFLLRPDTLKNIIGQSHLINNKYGLISKLVEKKFLTNLIFYGPPGVGKTSMAISIANDLKAKYDFFNASNDKKEKLQKLIESSNHDEQLILIVDEIHRMNRNIQDYLLEFIESKKVVVFLTTTENPYFVINPAIRSRCTILKLKEITIEEMKEGIKRVLKNNKINLDIEKDAFVKLCELSNGDLRVAINSIELMLELYPDIKINNEIIEAIFEQAVTKGTGEGDEYHDLKSALQKSIRGSDVDAALHYWARLMKIGDFEILMRRMIIMAYEDIGLANPTIPIRVYQACQTFRQIGMPEGRIILGLAIIEMSLSEKSNSSYLALEKAIEDVNNGLAPPIPPYLRDNHYRNAHKLGHGIGYKYAHNYENDWVEQQYLPDEIKDINYFTFKPHSSYEKKLMEIYIKFTKGNKIK, encoded by the coding sequence ATGAACAAACCTTTAAGTTTCTTATTAAGACCAGATACTTTAAAAAATATCATTGGTCAGTCACATTTAATTAATAATAAGTATGGTTTAATTTCAAAACTTGTTGAAAAAAAATTTCTTACTAATTTAATTTTTTATGGTCCTCCAGGAGTTGGTAAAACATCTATGGCTATTTCTATTGCAAATGATCTTAAAGCAAAATATGATTTTTTTAATGCCTCAAATGATAAAAAAGAGAAATTGCAAAAGTTAATTGAATCATCAAATCATGATGAACAATTAATATTAATTGTTGATGAGATTCATAGAATGAATAGAAATATTCAAGATTATTTATTAGAGTTTATAGAGTCAAAAAAAGTTGTAGTTTTTTTGACTACAACTGAAAATCCTTATTTTGTAATTAATCCTGCTATTAGAAGTAGGTGTACAATTTTAAAGTTAAAAGAAATTACTATTGAAGAAATGAAAGAGGGTATAAAAAGAGTATTAAAAAATAATAAAATTAATCTAGATATTGAAAAAGATGCATTTGTAAAACTTTGTGAGCTTTCTAATGGAGATTTAAGGGTGGCTATCAATTCAATAGAATTAATGCTCGAATTATATCCAGATATTAAAATTAATAATGAAATTATTGAGGCAATATTTGAACAAGCTGTTACTAAGGGAACAGGAGAAGGTGATGAATATCATGATCTAAAATCAGCATTACAAAAATCAATTAGAGGAAGTGATGTTGATGCTGCATTACACTATTGAGCAAGATTAATGAAAATAGGTGATTTTGAAATTTTGATGAGAAGAATGATTATTATGGCTTATGAGGATATTGGACTAGCCAATCCAACAATTCCAATAAGAGTTTATCAAGCATGCCAAACTTTTAGACAAATAGGAATGCCAGAGGGAAGAATTATCTTGGGCTTAGCTATTATAGAAATGTCTTTAAGTGAGAAATCAAACTCATCTTATTTAGCTTTAGAAAAGGCAATAGAAGATGTTAATAACGGTTTAGCACCTCCAATTCCACCATATCTTAGAGATAATCATTATCGAAATGCTCATAAATTAGGACATGGCATTGGTTATAAATATGCTCATAATTATGAAAACGATTGAGTTGAACAACAGTATTTACCAGATGAAATTAAAGATATAAACTATTTTACTTTTAAACCTCATAGCAGTTATGAAAAAAAATTAATGGAAATATACATAAAATTTACAAAAGGAAATAAGATAAAATAA
- a CDS encoding ABC transporter ATP-binding protein codes for MDNSYNATNNPIGDAIVADNREESKKYIPDDKVYKLVKEKNKLKFSWIVLIYGWKYKALFLSVVFVVTFSAFLVSLNTLFLRNVLSAAQAQNGQYWNLSWKAWMAITATDLILLYFCTYIRNSCSIMLAVNIEVELRNLTIKRLLEQDISYYSDKKIGKLMTKLVGDTNVIGNEISGMIAWVIQAPLVIVMGTAMMFAIHWQLALVASICVYSLTFIVIMFSLQYQKKVKKVRDVISDVNGDVIDRIGAIKLVKATGTRRYEESRLEELHKPYIKAFKPISKIDGTLLAILIASDVLINLIMITIAIEFFNDNKMLTTTLPSFISAMVGLTRPLWQIAAIIPGLSRASASSAQIYEVIEKEPILDDKDKSGILFDENISKIEFRKVKFNYPEKPEVNIVPNLDITLEKGKSYAFVGETGSGKSTVSKLLLRFYDPTEGCILVNDKNLKDFNLKSYLSHVGYVEQEPSIIFGDVYDNVRYGHFNATEEEVHEACKKAQIDQIINSWPYGYQTILGERGLLLSGGQKQRLVIARILLRNPELLILDEATSALDNIVEKEIQVQLNELMKEKTSVIIAHRLSTIKDVDKIFVLAPGKGIVQQGTYKELIKIPGKFKDLHDAGKS; via the coding sequence ATGGATAATTCATATAATGCAACAAATAATCCAATTGGAGATGCGATTGTTGCTGATAATAGAGAAGAATCTAAAAAATATATTCCAGATGATAAGGTTTATAAATTAGTTAAAGAAAAAAATAAACTTAAATTTTCATGAATAGTATTAATTTATGGATGAAAATATAAGGCATTGTTTTTAAGTGTAGTTTTTGTTGTAACTTTTAGTGCTTTTTTAGTAAGTTTAAATACTTTATTTCTAAGAAATGTTCTTAGTGCAGCACAAGCTCAAAATGGACAATATTGAAATTTATCTTGAAAAGCATGAATGGCTATAACAGCTACAGATTTAATTTTGCTATATTTTTGTACATATATCAGGAACTCATGTTCAATTATGCTGGCAGTAAATATAGAAGTAGAGTTAAGAAATTTAACAATAAAAAGATTATTAGAGCAAGACATTAGTTATTATTCTGATAAAAAAATTGGAAAATTAATGACAAAATTAGTTGGAGATACTAATGTTATCGGAAACGAGATTTCAGGAATGATTGCTTGAGTAATTCAAGCACCATTAGTTATTGTAATGGGAACAGCTATGATGTTCGCAATTCATTGACAACTTGCTTTAGTTGCAAGTATTTGTGTTTATTCATTAACATTTATTGTAATAATGTTTTCACTTCAATATCAAAAAAAGGTTAAAAAAGTTAGAGATGTAATTTCTGATGTCAATGGTGATGTAATTGATCGAATTGGAGCAATTAAATTAGTAAAAGCAACAGGAACAAGAAGATATGAAGAATCAAGATTAGAAGAACTTCATAAGCCTTATATTAAGGCCTTTAAGCCAATTTCAAAAATAGATGGTACTTTATTAGCAATTTTAATTGCTTCAGATGTTCTAATTAATTTAATTATGATAACTATTGCAATAGAATTTTTTAATGATAATAAGATGTTAACAACTACTTTACCATCATTTATTTCAGCTATGGTTGGTTTAACTCGTCCTTTATGACAAATAGCTGCAATTATTCCAGGTCTATCAAGAGCATCCGCATCTTCTGCACAAATATATGAAGTTATTGAAAAAGAACCAATTCTTGATGATAAAGATAAATCAGGGATTTTATTTGATGAAAATATTTCAAAAATTGAGTTTAGAAAAGTTAAATTTAATTATCCTGAGAAACCAGAAGTTAACATTGTTCCAAATTTGGATATTACTTTAGAAAAGGGAAAATCTTATGCTTTTGTTGGTGAAACTGGAAGTGGTAAATCTACAGTTTCAAAATTATTGTTAAGATTTTATGATCCAACTGAGGGTTGCATTTTAGTTAATGATAAGAATTTAAAAGACTTTAACTTAAAAAGTTATTTAAGTCACGTTGGTTATGTTGAACAAGAGCCATCAATAATTTTTGGTGATGTTTATGATAATGTTAGATATGGTCATTTTAATGCTACTGAAGAAGAAGTACATGAAGCTTGTAAAAAAGCCCAAATTGATCAAATTATTAATAGTTGACCTTATGGTTATCAAACTATTTTAGGAGAACGTGGTTTATTACTAAGTGGTGGTCAAAAACAAAGACTTGTAATTGCAAGGATTTTACTTAGAAATCCTGAGTTATTAATTTTAGATGAGGCTACAAGTGCGTTAGATAATATTGTTGAAAAAGAAATCCAAGTTCAATTAAATGAACTGATGAAAGAAAAAACATCAGTAATAATTGCACATAGATTGAGTACTATAAAAGATGTTGATAAAATATTTGTATTAGCTCCTGGTAAGGGAATTGTTCAACAAGGAACTTATAAAGAATTAATAAAGATTCCAGGAAAATTTAAAGATTTGCATGATGCAGGTAAGTCTTAA
- a CDS encoding ABC transporter permease, whose protein sequence is MKKTLFLYLKQGIKGVMKFKIQFIVIVILSFLATFILSVSFSTTKRISEDYEKTMSKMDPFDFVNQQVVGVNLSEGKGSNIIAPMDILNNQFLYVKDSNDLTSQRSNKAIELNYNISHFENFSSEGYEETFLTKTFEDSNIQEKFLEMLAHRDYWYSIFQYTYDPIRDEVKWDPNLDVNYYPGASSHSYLTKTAANYNNTISNFYLPTIELLKKNYLEDLFSENPPSYVKNTLFYELKTKELINYDNFINNDLDDNNDFDIYNRYLYFALETFIRQLINSTTEYPSYWINQAIANSNSKEREDIIAEFNKLNENNEIGFNFLLEKSEEENKTENKKFALSIFKWIFGFNPTLPNDWNEEELGVNNNFLVDNNSRPWKNNIDLGSADPDLDRYPNSKEDIFKKGMRGSFNQIIVKRSDSGKIYNYDSSFSSKHLRHYENNSIEQLIGYNRDFEEFDNYNKKYNYEEISASKAFYLKNEILSKAMGFKYEARAEMEFTDVISEVNYRIIDINNDLKNKLTLYEGNLPRTKNEILINPQFATANKYQLGDNIVLGESNFVISGFAVEPLSYFPMGNTQDPLPNNKKNAIIFATKDNFNKIISTQLEKNATKSIYSMLTVENKENISESKKNLEKYRAYSFNNIVEIYNSYNFITGNNDKLNDESFINTYSTFDSSNLKLNWIVAPMLILGFKIFSYAFSILVFIITIIATVVAVKKTVELNSGEIAILKAMGAGNFEISSSYISYGIIVTIFVAPIAWLLGSFIQEFVAKVFLQFSSGKSDLIIFSPLALLISILIFGLLLCLISFVTAFLLVKKPTLEIMYKMEKVKRIKWVDKINNKMFRKRSFSTRFSIELATSGFSKTILSATTVFFAGFLVSFGLTIPGLVQNVVGSYYKNVYYSNYFENRELIGNAPLAKTSLSPTREIDYYEKSLFDSNNIFGSGITKISKNVSDFGPPSDNSAIPQILLSQGKNNQIKANWLYNFMNGVSSEGNNSSEQNSLIAIIASLLGNNINQLVGKGISISDIQKILEWTIHSNSPDLENFEDRLQKIKDLSGLLTDGLPQLLINFIDGSSITEGDWKEQIVNIIIAQTPSYIKQYVTRSENRLNNFAFGWQINKYIPGVDNFYTRLNVMTNNNRKLDLTGLQATQNAYKMTMNDRENLFISDYQIKILQQLIKGEEIEPNELKEISRFYDGKNLTIPVISNEQTDFELDKNWDNLESPKIQKDRLILRENALNIPNEAWMYDDGDWLKYKNSSSSKPFIDMDGLSASKFTHAPIFDQTGFNLFKSENDIKLKDNAYGFFNLNSTPTPEGEKLDFEIRPYYSFDNITMFIPSIYKENFMKLKQSGNRDSSKWWQEDASDFVPEETRKAWAKVNPNLDNNSEYFAFKPYSLYYDASGNFEREQENLSGVPVEYMSKGYENLFARTLRETDGPITLGNVEMNWISNNKNIEKIKFKKIGSIGVYGKPIVIADQSIVNILSGYGISKYIPFNLKYEDTSKPVGSYNVNGVDIKTYDYINPNDFSEKADNNIKDLIYGDNDFQKSVRPSMWYSGILSNAEEPYFITTQASFSRDYKAGQDTMNGNNYGSSTLEMKSTVLLGQQKALINQLSSIILSVATVAICLLIIIMVLTITLINDLYVNQYKKFMIVMKSLGYSNWKIIKYTFGSVTILSALFYALGVFANFTLISILFNVISKQLGSIPFGLTWWSPILAIILVFGSFFVSIVITTKNIRKKSPSVLMK, encoded by the coding sequence ATGAAAAAGACGCTATTTTTGTATTTAAAACAAGGTATAAAAGGTGTAATGAAATTTAAAATACAGTTTATTGTAATTGTAATTTTAAGTTTTTTAGCTACCTTTATTTTAAGCGTGTCTTTTTCAACAACCAAAAGAATTAGTGAAGATTATGAAAAAACTATGTCTAAAATGGACCCATTTGATTTTGTTAACCAACAGGTAGTAGGGGTTAATTTATCAGAAGGAAAAGGTTCAAATATAATTGCTCCTATGGATATTCTTAATAATCAGTTTTTGTATGTTAAAGATTCAAATGATTTAACTAGTCAAAGAAGTAATAAAGCAATTGAATTGAATTATAATATTTCTCACTTTGAAAATTTTTCAAGTGAGGGTTATGAAGAAACTTTTTTAACTAAAACTTTTGAAGATTCAAATATTCAAGAAAAATTTTTAGAAATGTTAGCACATAGAGATTATTGATATAGCATTTTTCAATATACTTATGATCCAATTAGAGATGAAGTTAAGTGAGATCCAAACTTAGATGTTAATTATTATCCAGGTGCAAGTTCTCACTCATATTTAACAAAAACTGCTGCAAATTACAATAACACTATTTCAAATTTTTATTTACCAACGATTGAACTGCTGAAAAAGAATTATTTAGAAGATTTATTTAGTGAAAATCCTCCAAGCTATGTCAAAAACACTTTGTTTTATGAGTTAAAAACTAAAGAACTCATTAACTATGATAATTTTATTAATAATGATTTAGATGATAATAATGATTTTGATATTTATAATCGATATCTCTATTTTGCATTAGAAACTTTTATTAGACAATTGATAAATTCAACAACTGAATATCCTTCGTATTGAATTAATCAAGCAATAGCAAATTCTAATTCAAAAGAAAGAGAAGATATAATTGCAGAATTTAATAAATTAAATGAAAATAATGAAATAGGTTTTAATTTTTTGTTAGAAAAGTCAGAAGAAGAAAATAAAACTGAGAATAAAAAATTTGCACTATCAATATTTAAATGAATTTTTGGATTTAATCCTACTTTACCAAATGATTGAAATGAAGAAGAATTAGGAGTTAATAATAATTTTCTTGTTGATAATAATTCTAGACCATGAAAAAACAATATTGATTTAGGTTCAGCAGATCCTGATTTAGATAGATATCCAAACTCAAAAGAAGATATATTTAAAAAGGGAATGAGAGGAAGTTTCAATCAGATTATTGTTAAAAGAAGCGATAGTGGAAAAATTTATAATTATGATAGTAGTTTTAGTAGTAAACATTTAAGGCATTATGAGAATAATAGTATTGAACAATTAATTGGTTATAATAGAGATTTTGAAGAGTTTGATAATTATAATAAAAAATATAATTATGAGGAAATATCGGCTTCAAAGGCATTCTATCTTAAAAATGAAATTTTATCTAAGGCAATGGGCTTTAAATATGAAGCTAGAGCTGAGATGGAATTTACAGATGTAATATCTGAAGTTAATTATAGAATTATTGATATTAATAATGATTTAAAAAATAAATTAACTTTATATGAAGGAAATTTACCAAGAACCAAAAATGAAATTTTAATAAATCCTCAATTTGCAACAGCAAATAAATATCAACTAGGGGATAATATAGTCTTAGGTGAAAGCAACTTTGTTATCTCAGGGTTTGCTGTAGAACCTCTAAGTTATTTTCCAATGGGGAATACTCAAGATCCACTTCCAAATAATAAGAAGAATGCTATAATTTTTGCTACAAAAGATAACTTTAATAAAATAATATCTACTCAATTGGAAAAAAATGCTACAAAGTCTATTTATTCAATGTTAACTGTTGAGAATAAAGAAAATATATCAGAGAGTAAAAAAAATCTAGAAAAATATAGAGCTTATTCATTTAATAATATTGTTGAAATATACAATTCATATAATTTTATAACTGGAAATAATGATAAATTAAATGATGAGTCATTTATAAATACATATTCAACATTTGATTCAAGCAATCTTAAACTTAATTGAATTGTTGCACCAATGCTAATTTTAGGGTTTAAAATATTCTCTTATGCTTTTTCAATTTTAGTTTTTATAATTACAATAATAGCAACTGTTGTAGCAGTTAAAAAGACAGTTGAATTAAACTCTGGAGAAATTGCTATCTTAAAAGCAATGGGCGCTGGGAATTTTGAAATTTCATCGTCATATATATCTTATGGAATAATTGTAACTATCTTTGTGGCTCCCATCGCTTGACTTTTAGGTTCCTTTATTCAAGAATTTGTTGCAAAAGTATTCTTGCAATTTTCTTCAGGGAAATCAGATTTAATTATTTTTAGTCCGCTAGCCTTACTAATATCTATATTGATTTTTGGATTACTCTTATGTTTAATTTCATTTGTTACAGCGTTTTTATTAGTTAAAAAACCGACGTTAGAAATTATGTATAAAATGGAAAAAGTTAAAAGAATTAAATGAGTGGACAAAATTAATAATAAAATGTTTAGAAAAAGATCTTTCTCTACTAGATTTAGTATAGAATTAGCAACCTCTGGTTTCTCTAAAACAATTCTTTCAGCTACAACGGTATTCTTTGCTGGTTTTTTAGTATCATTTGGTTTAACAATTCCAGGTTTAGTTCAAAATGTGGTAGGAAGTTATTATAAAAATGTTTATTACTCTAATTATTTTGAAAATAGAGAATTAATAGGAAATGCGCCTTTAGCAAAAACTTCTTTATCACCAACGAGAGAAATTGACTATTATGAGAAATCCTTATTTGATAGCAATAATATTTTTGGAAGTGGAATAACAAAAATATCTAAAAACGTATCTGATTTTGGACCACCTTCAGACAACTCAGCAATACCTCAAATCTTGTTAAGTCAGGGAAAAAATAATCAAATAAAAGCAAATTGACTTTATAATTTTATGAATGGAGTTAGTTCTGAAGGAAATAATTCAAGTGAACAAAACTCTTTAATTGCAATAATTGCAAGTTTATTAGGTAATAATATTAATCAACTTGTTGGTAAAGGAATCTCAATTTCAGATATTCAAAAAATATTAGAATGAACAATTCATTCTAATTCACCTGATTTAGAAAACTTTGAAGATAGATTACAAAAAATAAAAGATCTATCTGGATTATTAACTGATGGATTACCACAATTGTTGATAAACTTTATTGATGGCTCATCAATAACAGAGGGAGATTGAAAAGAGCAAATTGTAAATATTATAATTGCTCAAACACCTTCATATATAAAACAATATGTAACTAGATCAGAAAATAGACTTAATAATTTTGCTTTTGGTTGACAAATAAATAAATATATTCCAGGAGTGGATAACTTTTATACAAGACTAAATGTTATGACAAATAATAATAGGAAGTTAGACTTAACTGGTTTACAAGCAACTCAAAATGCTTATAAAATGACTATGAATGATAGAGAAAATTTATTTATTAGTGATTATCAAATTAAAATCTTGCAACAATTAATAAAAGGTGAAGAAATTGAACCGAATGAACTAAAAGAAATTAGTAGATTTTATGATGGAAAAAATTTAACTATTCCTGTTATTTCAAATGAACAAACAGATTTTGAATTAGATAAAAATTGAGATAATCTTGAAAGTCCAAAAATTCAAAAAGATAGACTTATATTAAGAGAAAACGCTTTAAATATTCCAAATGAGGCATGAATGTATGATGATGGTGATTGATTAAAATATAAAAACTCATCTAGTTCTAAACCTTTTATTGATATGGATGGACTATCTGCAAGTAAATTTACACATGCTCCAATATTTGATCAAACTGGGTTTAATTTATTTAAGAGTGAAAATGATATAAAACTTAAAGATAATGCTTATGGATTTTTCAATTTAAATTCAACTCCAACACCAGAAGGTGAAAAATTGGATTTTGAAATAAGACCATACTATTCTTTTGATAATATAACAATGTTTATTCCATCAATCTATAAAGAGAATTTTATGAAGCTGAAACAGAGTGGGAATAGAGATAGTAGTAAATGATGACAAGAGGATGCTTCAGATTTTGTTCCAGAAGAAACTAGAAAAGCTTGAGCAAAAGTTAACCCGAATTTAGACAATAATAGCGAGTATTTTGCATTCAAACCTTATTCTCTATATTATGATGCATCAGGAAATTTTGAACGTGAGCAAGAGAACTTATCAGGAGTTCCAGTTGAATATATGTCAAAAGGGTATGAAAACCTTTTTGCAAGAACTCTAAGAGAAACTGATGGGCCAATAACTTTAGGAAACGTTGAAATGAATTGAATATCAAATAATAAAAATATTGAAAAAATAAAATTTAAAAAAATTGGGTCAATTGGAGTATATGGAAAGCCTATAGTAATTGCAGATCAAAGTATTGTAAATATATTAAGTGGATATGGTATTTCAAAATATATTCCATTCAATTTAAAATATGAAGACACTTCGAAACCTGTTGGTTCTTATAATGTTAATGGAGTTGACATCAAAACATATGATTATATAAATCCAAATGACTTTAGTGAAAAAGCTGATAATAATATTAAAGATTTAATTTATGGTGATAATGACTTTCAAAAAAGTGTTAGACCAAGTATGTGGTATAGTGGTATATTATCAAATGCAGAAGAACCATATTTTATTACAACTCAAGCATCTTTTTCAAGAGACTATAAAGCAGGTCAAGATACTATGAATGGAAATAATTATGGATCAAGTACACTTGAAATGAAATCAACAGTTTTATTAGGTCAGCAAAAAGCTCTAATAAACCAATTATCTTCTATAATTTTAAGTGTAGCCACTGTGGCAATATGCTTATTAATAATAATTATGGTTTTAACAATTACCTTAATAAATGATTTATACGTTAATCAATATAAAAAATTTATGATTGTTATGAAATCATTGGGGTATTCAAATTGAAAAATTATTAAATATACATTTGGTAGTGTTACTATATTATCTGCATTATTCTACGCATTAGGAGTGTTTGCAAACTTCACACTAATATCAATATTATTTAACGTAATTAGTAAACAACTTGGTTCAATACCATTTGGTTTAACTTGATGAAGTCCAATATTGGCAATTATTCTTGTTTTTGGTTCATTCTTTGTTTCAATTGTTATAACAACTAAAAATATTAGAAAAAAATCTCCCTCAGTTCTTATGAAATAA